Part of the Metarhizium brunneum chromosome 6, complete sequence genome is shown below.
CGAGGTTTGGTTGACAAAGGGGACACACGTCCCTGTAGTGTTCCTGAGCGTGGCATGTAGAATACTGCTATTTGCATATGCCAGACTTGGGCAAGACAGGCCTCTAAAATAAACGGGCATGCTACATACCAAGGACACACCCAGGAACCAGGGAAATACATTAGAAATGCTGTTTTTAAGTTTATTGAGTTGACATTGCTAAATCAAAACATGTCCCTCCAGCAAGTGACTGTGATTGCCCATCTCCAAAATGCTGGCCCCACGTACGACTCGTGGGTCTGACGTACAAATGTATGTACAAACGTCAAGCTGTCCAGGAAAGCTGGCACCGCCCTCAGCGCGGACGAGCAACTCCATTCACATTCCATGCTTTGTCGATTGCGAGGGTAGAGCAGCCAAAATGGACTTGCCATTCCCGACCGATATCCAGGAgttcgacggcgacgaccGGATATCGTTTTCACGCCTCGACAACAAATTCATCGCTGTTCACGACGACGGTACTGAGTTCGAGTTCGATGCGCACCTGAAGCGATGGGTGCCTGCGGAGGAGGAACCCCTAGACCACGAGGAGCACAGCTATGGACAAGACTCTTTGGCACAAGAATTACAAGGCGGTACAAGGAAGAGACATCTTGACACGGAGAATGGGTCCGAGGTGAGCTCTTGTTGCCTGCAGCACCACATTGTGATTTCGCCGCCTCTACGTGCATGAGAATGAAATAATGGCGTAGCCTGACAGTCGCATATTGCCAGGGAAGCAACCAAACACCGCCGTCACGTCCGAATAAGAAGCAAAAAGCACCTCCGCGGCCGCGAGAAAACACCGCCGTCTACGTCACCGGCTTGCCTCTCGATGCAACGGTGTCTGAAGTCCACGATTTGTTCTCGCGCAAGGGAGGTGTCATTgccgaggagattgacaGCGGTGCGCCGAGGATCAAGCTGTACTCAGATGAGGCGGGGAACTTCAAGGGCGACGCATTGATTGTGTTCTTCAAGCCACAGAGCGTAGAAATGGCAATTATGCTACTAGACGACACGGATTTTCGCATGAATGCCACGGGGACACGAGAAGGCAGGATGCGGGTCCAGGCCGCGGATTCAAGCTACAAAAAGGTCCAGTACGAAACGGACGGGACTCCAGGCGGTGGTAGCAACGGCGGGCGGGAAGACAAGCGGCCACAGAGAAGCGACCGCGACCGCCAAAAGATTATCAAGAAGACGCAAAAGCTCGACGCCAAGTTGGCGGAttgggacgacgacgatcctTACATAGCCATGACGCAGTCCAATTCA
Proteins encoded:
- the uap2 gene encoding Splicing factor U2AF-associated protein 2; the encoded protein is MDLPFPTDIQEFDGDDRISFSRLDNKFIAVHDDGTEFEFDAHLKRWVPAEEEPLDHEEHSYGQDSLAQELQGGTRKRHLDTENGSEGSNQTPPSRPNKKQKAPPRPRENTAVYVTGLPLDATVSEVHDLFSRKGGVIAEEIDSGAPRIKLYSDEAGNFKGDALIVFFKPQSVEMAIMLLDDTDFRMNATGTREGRMRVQAADSSYKKVQYETDGTPGGGSNGGREDKRPQRSDRDRQKIIKKTQKLDAKLADWDDDDPYIAMTQSNSKRDKTVILRHMFTLEELDEDPAALLEIKEDIRDECAKLGTVTSVVLYDQEVDGVVSVRFKDTESAAACIKLMHGRSFDGRVVEASLKTGKEKFKKSDKDTSKDDDSDE